A window from Primulina huaijiensis isolate GDHJ02 chromosome 11, ASM1229523v2, whole genome shotgun sequence encodes these proteins:
- the LOC140987659 gene encoding protein BPS1, chloroplastic isoform X1 gives MFEALVCVQMSRAQEPHRPFLPFGNPFRMILPKDTHLSPKLLALLNNFEDTLATRLKKLKPADKEDVLRVSWMISAMVALCEIHTDIKTLITSLELPVSDWEDKWIDVYFANSVKLLDICISFSSEVARLKQGHLYLQCVLHDLSSASSNQFVRARSSLDGWSKHIASKNPRLDNCFSVMDSLVKMLDEPKVKNSSKGKVLMRAMYGVKVVTLFICSIFAAAFSGSPNKLIDLTVPESYLWAGEFMAIQAFINTEIRSIYSTRSFTILKELEAVDMRGKKLYPIVQEDGVDPTETGVLKESTLDLKNSVEIFSQGLDHLAKEVDRFFQIVLTGRDALISNLRIAGDAFDQVRGSNTGKDQMVR, from the exons ATGTTTGAAGCT TTAGTTTGTGTGCAAATGAGCCGTGCACAGGAACCACACAGGCCTTTCCTCCCATTTGGAAATCCCTTCCGAATGATTTTACCGAAAGACACTCACCTTTCCCCAAAGCTCCTCGCTTTGTTGAATAATTTCGAGGACACGTTGGCAACGAGGCTTAAAAAGCTTAAGCCAGCTGATAAGGAAGATGTGCTCCGTGTATCATGGATGATTTCTGCAATGGTAGCCTTGTGTGAAATTCATACTGACATAAAAACTCTTATAACATCACTTGAGCTCCCTGTCTCTGATTGGGAGGATAAGTGGATTGACGTTTACTTTGCCAATAGTGTTAAGTTGCTAGATATATGCATTTCTTTCAGCTCCGAAGTTGCCCGACTGAAACAAGGCCACCTTTATCTCCAGTGTGTTTTGCATGATTTGAGCAGTGCTTCATCTAATCAGTTTGTTCGGGCTCGTTCATCCCTCGACGGATGGAGTAAGCATATTGCTTCGAAGAATCCAAGACTTGATAACTGCTTTTCGGTAATGGACAGTCTGGTCAAAATGCTAGATGAACCTAAGGTTAAAAACTCTTCAAAGGGAAAGGTTTTAATGCGAGCTATGTATGGAGTCAAGGTTGTGACCCTTTTCATTTGCAGCATTTTTGCAGCTGCATTCTCCGGTTCTCCTAATAAGTTAATAGACCTTACTGTTCCCGAGTCTTACTTGTGGGCGGGTGAATTTATGGCGATTCAGGCATTCATCAATACTGAAATAAGAAGCATATATTCCACCAGAAGCTTCACCATATTGAAAGAACTGGAAGCTGTGGACATGAGAGGAAAGAAGCTGTACCCTATTGTGCAAGAAGATGGGGTAGACCCTACTGAAACTGGAGTATTGAAAGAGTCGACCTTGGATTTGAAAAATTCTGTAGAAATTTTCTCACAAGGACTTGATCACCTTGCAAAGGAGGTGGACAGGTTCTTCCAGATTGTTTTGACTGGACGTGATGCTTTGATTTCTAACCTTAGGATTGCTGGCGATGCCTTTGACCAAGTGCGGGGTAGCAACACTGGAAAAGACCAGATGGTAAGGTAA
- the LOC140987659 gene encoding protein BPS1, chloroplastic isoform X2, giving the protein MSRAQEPHRPFLPFGNPFRMILPKDTHLSPKLLALLNNFEDTLATRLKKLKPADKEDVLRVSWMISAMVALCEIHTDIKTLITSLELPVSDWEDKWIDVYFANSVKLLDICISFSSEVARLKQGHLYLQCVLHDLSSASSNQFVRARSSLDGWSKHIASKNPRLDNCFSVMDSLVKMLDEPKVKNSSKGKVLMRAMYGVKVVTLFICSIFAAAFSGSPNKLIDLTVPESYLWAGEFMAIQAFINTEIRSIYSTRSFTILKELEAVDMRGKKLYPIVQEDGVDPTETGVLKESTLDLKNSVEIFSQGLDHLAKEVDRFFQIVLTGRDALISNLRIAGDAFDQVRGSNTGKDQMVR; this is encoded by the coding sequence ATGAGCCGTGCACAGGAACCACACAGGCCTTTCCTCCCATTTGGAAATCCCTTCCGAATGATTTTACCGAAAGACACTCACCTTTCCCCAAAGCTCCTCGCTTTGTTGAATAATTTCGAGGACACGTTGGCAACGAGGCTTAAAAAGCTTAAGCCAGCTGATAAGGAAGATGTGCTCCGTGTATCATGGATGATTTCTGCAATGGTAGCCTTGTGTGAAATTCATACTGACATAAAAACTCTTATAACATCACTTGAGCTCCCTGTCTCTGATTGGGAGGATAAGTGGATTGACGTTTACTTTGCCAATAGTGTTAAGTTGCTAGATATATGCATTTCTTTCAGCTCCGAAGTTGCCCGACTGAAACAAGGCCACCTTTATCTCCAGTGTGTTTTGCATGATTTGAGCAGTGCTTCATCTAATCAGTTTGTTCGGGCTCGTTCATCCCTCGACGGATGGAGTAAGCATATTGCTTCGAAGAATCCAAGACTTGATAACTGCTTTTCGGTAATGGACAGTCTGGTCAAAATGCTAGATGAACCTAAGGTTAAAAACTCTTCAAAGGGAAAGGTTTTAATGCGAGCTATGTATGGAGTCAAGGTTGTGACCCTTTTCATTTGCAGCATTTTTGCAGCTGCATTCTCCGGTTCTCCTAATAAGTTAATAGACCTTACTGTTCCCGAGTCTTACTTGTGGGCGGGTGAATTTATGGCGATTCAGGCATTCATCAATACTGAAATAAGAAGCATATATTCCACCAGAAGCTTCACCATATTGAAAGAACTGGAAGCTGTGGACATGAGAGGAAAGAAGCTGTACCCTATTGTGCAAGAAGATGGGGTAGACCCTACTGAAACTGGAGTATTGAAAGAGTCGACCTTGGATTTGAAAAATTCTGTAGAAATTTTCTCACAAGGACTTGATCACCTTGCAAAGGAGGTGGACAGGTTCTTCCAGATTGTTTTGACTGGACGTGATGCTTTGATTTCTAACCTTAGGATTGCTGGCGATGCCTTTGACCAAGTGCGGGGTAGCAACACTGGAAAAGACCAGATGGTAAGGTAA